A genome region from Cutaneotrichosporon cavernicola HIS019 DNA, chromosome: 5 includes the following:
- a CDS encoding uncharacterized protein (Major Facilitator Superfamily), with protein sequence MTSADEKSAPVVEVHRHLDPNIPAEAHAWVDSLAPDEYERAQAKLKRKIDIRILPTLFILLVLNYLDRNAVPLARVQGIDKDLGLVGTQFNTVISVFFAGYIIGQVPSNILLSRSPPSLYLPAFVILWGTVSASAAAVNDYSHLVVVRFFLGVTEAPFFPGILFFLSSWYTKRELALRTSILYTGAHLSGAFAGLIAAGIQNGLHMARGLESWRWLFIIEGVLTVFCGLLAAVILPNWPATTRWLSDREKALAAARLERDVGMSDDEYMPLGAAIKEALKDYKMWLMGLIYCMMTTAGGYSAFVPTVVATFGKSRVQTLLLTAPPYLVPAVTEILVSFSSDRRPERCFHYTIPMVLGIIGFIIAATTTTTAPRYLSIFFMTGGMSSSFTVLLAWVGSTFPRPRAKRAVAYGTVNALGNIAQIWSPYFYPKSDGPRYVKAFIINACFTAGAIALSFVLRECLRRENKRMDERESDDDSDILKKRIRYVL encoded by the exons ATGACATCGGCAGACGAGAAGAGCGCACCGGTTGTGGAGGTGCACCGCCATCTCGACCCTAATATCCCGGCTGAGGCGCACGCTTGGGTCGACTCGCTTGCGCCAGACGAGTATGAGCGCGCGCAGGCAAAGTTGAAGCGCAAG atcgACATCCGTATCCTTCCAaccctcttcatcctccttgtcctcaaCTACCTTGACC GTAATGCAGTGCC ccttGCTCGCGTCCAAGGCATCGACAaggacctcggcctcgttgGTACCCAGTTCAACACGGTCATCTCGGTCTTCTTCGCCGGCTACATCATCGGCCAAGTGCCGTCAAacatcctcctctcacGGTCCCCGCCTAGTCTCTATCTCCCCGCGTTTGTGATCCTCTGGGGCACCGTCAGCGCCTCTGCCGCCGCAGTCAACGACTACTCCCACCTCGTGGTGGTCcgcttcttcctcggcgtGACCGAGGCGCCATTCTTCCCGGgcatcctcttcttcctgtCGTCGTGGTACAcgaagcgcgagcttgCT CTCCGCACATCGATCCTGTATACCGGCGCACACCTGTCTGGTGCGTTTGCCGGCCTGATTGCAGCCGGGATCCAGAATGGGCTACACAtggcgcgcggcctcgagtcATGGCGCTGGCTCTTCATCATCGAGGGTGTGCTCACCGTGTTCTGTGGTCTTCTGGCCGCCGTCATCCTCCCCAACTGGCCGGCGACCACTCGCTGGCTCAGTGACCGTGAGAAGGCACTGGCTGCAgcccgcctcgagcgcgatgTAGGCatgagcgacgacgagtacatgcccctcggcgcggcgatCAAGGAGGCCTTGAAGGACTACAAGATGTGGCTCATGGGTCTCATCTACTGcatgatgacgacggcaGGCGGGTACTCGGCCTTTGTGCCCACCGTTGTTGCGACGTTTGGCAAGAGCCGTGTCCAGAC tctcctcctcactgCCCCACCGTACCTCGTTCCAGCAGTTACTGAGATCTTGGTCTCGTTCTCGAGCGACCGCCGGCCCGAACGCTGCTTCCACTACACCATCCCTATGGTGTTGGGTATCATTGGCTTCATCATCGCCGCCacgacgaccacgaccGCGCCACGATatctctccatcttcttcatGACGGGCGgcatgtcgagctcgttcACGGTTCTTCTGGCTTGGGTTGGCTCGACATTTCCGCGTCCGCGCGCAAAGCGTGCTGTGGCTTACGGCACCGTCAACGCGCTTGGCAACA TCGCCCAGATCTGGTCGCCGTACTTCTACCCAAAATCGGACGGGCCGCGCTACGTCAAGGCGTTCATCATCAATGCGTGCTTCACGGCCGGAGCGATTGCGCTTAGTTTTGTGCTCCGCGAGTGTCTCCGGCGCGAGAATAAGCGGatggacgagcgcgagagtGACGATGACAGTGACATCCTCAAGAAGCGTATCCGGTATGTGCTGTAG
- a CDS encoding uncharacterized protein (Major Facilitator Superfamily) yields the protein MSSKELDESPSPSTSCSSSETGVVVKSHLEDGGREAWMTLAGAFCAMFVQFGLNNAFGVFQAYYQTHQLSNYTSDAVGWLGGIQQFLFLSGGLVTGRLLDAYGPHICIVPGSILLVASLMITSVCTKYYHFMLGQAVLFGIGAALIFTPVIALPNQHFPRRRAMAGALAISGSGLGGLCWPIILQRLISQVGFGWALRISGLISAILLALACALIRPRFPSRQATPFLQTLTCFKDPNWLLLSFGTSLASAGCFMPSFFITLRATQLGAGNLAFYTLSILLGASMVGRLAASLGDITGRFNLNILATAAVGILILTFWVPLHNYNQLLGFAVAFGPFFGLLFSLNSPCMAQISTPDQVGSRTGLMFALNAPFNLVAVPIAGAIVSAHPGEAGFRLAGVFGGCLCLAGAGLILGTRLRIDPRLTARI from the coding sequence ATGTCCTCAAAGGAACTGGACGAatcaccctccccctcgacctcgtgctcgtcctctgAGACTGGGGTTGTCGTCAAGTCGCACCTCGAAGATGGTGGCCGCGAGGCATGGATGACGCTCGCCGGCGCCTTCTGTGCCATGTTCGTCCAGTTTGGCCTCAACAACGCCTTCGGTGTCTTCCAGGCCTACTACCAAACCCACCAATTATCAAACTACACCTCAGACGCAGTCGGCTGGCTCGGGGGTATCCAGCagttcctcttcctctctgGCGGGCTAGTCACTGGCCGCCTGCTCGACGCGTATGGACCACACATCTGCATTGTGCCCGGATcgatcctcctcgtcgcgtcTCTGATGATCACATCAGTTTGTACAAAATACTATCACTTCATGCTTGGCCAAGCTGTTCTCTTCGGCATCGGCGCCGCCCTCATCTTCACCCCCGTCATCGCCTTGCCGAACCAACACTTTCCCCGTCGGAGGGCCATGGCCGGCGCACTGGCCATCAGCGGCAGTGGTCTCGGCGGCTTATGTTGGCCTATCATCCTCCAGCGCCTCATTTCTCAAGTCGGTTTCGGCTGGGCCCTCCGTATCTCTGGCTTGATTTCAGCCATCCTCCTAGCTTTAGCATGCGCATTAATCCGTCCCCGATTCCCATCCCGTCAAGCTACCCCGTTCCTCCAAACCCTCACATGCTTCAAAGACCCCAACTGGCTCCTCTTGTCATTCGGCAcctccctcgcctcggCAGGATGTTTCAtgccctccttcttcatcaCCCTCCGCGCAACCCAACTCGGCGCCGGCAATCTCGCATTCTACAccctctccatcctcctcggcgcgtcCATGGTTGGCCGCCTTGCAGCCTCTCTCGGTGACATTACCGGCCGCTTCAATCTCAACATTTTGGCTACTGCCGCTGTTGGCATCCTCATCCTTACGTTCTGGGTCCCACTGCACAACTACAACCAACTCCTTGGCTTTGCCGTTGCGTTTGGCCCTTTCTTCGGGCTGCTGTTCTCTCTCAACTCACCATGCATGGCCCAGATTAGCACGCCGGACCAGGTCGGCTCCCGCACCGGTCTCATGTTCGCCCTCAACGCACCTTtcaacctcgtcgctgtcccGATTGCCGGCGCAATCGTTTCCGCACACCCAGGAGAGGCTGGGTTCCGCTTGGCCGGCGTGTTCGGCGGTTGCCTCTGCCTAGCGGGCGCGGGGCTAATCCTCGGCACACGGCTGCGCATCGACCCCAGGTTAACAGCTAGGATTTAG